The following are from one region of the Vitis riparia cultivar Riparia Gloire de Montpellier isolate 1030 chromosome 9, EGFV_Vit.rip_1.0, whole genome shotgun sequence genome:
- the LOC117922271 gene encoding LOW QUALITY PROTEIN: chaperone protein dnaJ 8, chloroplastic-like (The sequence of the model RefSeq protein was modified relative to this genomic sequence to represent the inferred CDS: inserted 1 base in 1 codon), giving the protein MAVSGVGEMIGAGGSSPWIQLRDRWSRKKANRSRVSRVSASLNLTDPYKTLRIQPGASESEVKKAFRRLALQYHPDVCRGSNCGVQFHLINEAYDTVMSNFREESTXHGEMFEEIDESMRGYDDPDWELWEEWMGWEGAGIRDYSSHINPYI; this is encoded by the exons ATGGCGGTGAGTGGTGTTGGTGAGATGATCGGTGCCGGAGGATCTTCTCCCTGGATTCAGTTGAGGGATCGGTGGTCCAGAAAGAAGGCGAATCGATCTAGGGTTTCTCGTGTCTCTGCGTCTCTCAATCTCACTGATCCCTACAAGACTCTTCGGATTCAACCTGGTGCTTCTGAATCTGAAGTGAAAAAGGCTTTCAGACGATTGGCTTTGCAG tATCATCCGGATGTGTGTAGAGGAAGCAATTGCGGTGTACAGTTTCACCTCATCAACGAAGCTTACGAT ACTGTGATGAGCAATTTCAGGGAAGAATCGA AGCACGGGGAGATGTTCGAGGAGATAGACGAATCCATGAGAGGATATGACGATCCTGATTGGGAGTTGTGGGAAGAGTGGATGGGATGGGAAGGAGCTGGAATTCGCGACTATTCATCTCATATCAATCcctatatttga